In the Acidobacteriota bacterium genome, one interval contains:
- a CDS encoding amino acid adenylation domain-containing protein has product MKNLEDIYQLSPLQQGMLFHCLSRPESGLYWEQFSFILRGPLDPHLLHRAWGQVMQRHSALRTTIHWKGIDQPMQVVRKEVETPWAVKDWRADPEEHRRVRLDQLLEEDASLPLDFSRAPLMRLYLIQARPNLHYLIWSFHHLLLDGWSVATVLGEVFHIYQALEEGQTPRLAPPRPFRDYILWLQNQDQNQAQEFWTRTLAGFSEPTRIASQAGKEAGGRQALTSSECRSRWSAGDSSGLRSFAKKHRLTLNTLIQGAWALLLSRYSGDDDILFGATVSGRPSGLDGIEQMVGLFINTIPIRVAVGTEDRLAAWLARLQSAQIEARQFDYAALSEIQAWSQVSSAQPLFESLIVFENYPFSSPGDGGGSSRLEVQHLRTRERLNDPLVLAVEPERELLFKIAFDASRFERPMVEGMLDHLNRLLKAFQERPEGRVTRLPMFSPEDEEALLRRCSGPLPQRDEQSIHEMVEAQCSRTPDAIAVVSSDTQMTYAKLSRLSDVLAARLRQLGLGPDSPVALYLERSSLLLVGVLAVLKAGGCYLPLDPSYPPRRLAHMLEDSGASLLITQPSLADRCPDSQVPQLTLQEGWHQQPGASSFSLAGGDKELLAYITYTSGSTGRPKGVEVTHRSVANFLLSMLCQPGIEEEDILLAVTTLAFDISVLELLLPLLKGARLVVAGEAEATDAQLLARRMDLSGISMMQATPSHWRLLLESGWKGHNRLKILSGGEALPRDLATRLLDRCGQLWNLYGPTETTVWSAACRTQPFDEASAPIAQPVDHTQIYLLDRHLRPVPLGVPGELYIGGTGLARGYRNKPALTAERFIPDPFGACSGSRLYRTGDLASHRGDGSLAFLGRLDHQVKIRGFRIELEEIAQVLKSHPAVRESLVVTRPLGDDQDELRLVAYVVPRSSGSEGFPAQQVSGFLRQRLPDYMMPAAIVDMPAFPMTPNGKLDRHALPDPAGERPCHLSDFRPPENPLQEVLAEIWAEVLGQEAQVGIDDDFVELGGHSLLATRIVFRMQEILGVQPRPAQLFETPTIRSLEQELLASPQGAGLLKVAELLLSVEELSEDEAEEQLKQETLH; this is encoded by the coding sequence ATGAAGAACCTGGAAGACATCTACCAACTCTCGCCTCTGCAGCAGGGGATGCTCTTTCACTGCCTCTCGCGGCCCGAGTCCGGGCTCTACTGGGAACAGTTCAGTTTCATCCTGCGGGGACCTCTCGACCCCCACCTTCTGCACCGGGCCTGGGGCCAGGTAATGCAACGGCACTCCGCGCTGCGCACCACCATTCACTGGAAGGGCATCGACCAGCCCATGCAGGTGGTTCGCAAAGAAGTGGAGACGCCTTGGGCGGTCAAGGACTGGAGGGCTGACCCGGAAGAGCATCGCCGAGTGCGTTTGGATCAGCTTCTTGAAGAGGATGCGTCGCTGCCTCTCGACTTCTCGCGGGCGCCGCTGATGCGACTCTACCTCATCCAGGCGAGGCCGAATTTGCACTACCTGATCTGGAGTTTTCACCACCTGCTGCTGGACGGATGGTCGGTTGCGACTGTCTTGGGCGAAGTCTTCCATATCTATCAGGCGCTGGAAGAAGGTCAAACGCCCCGACTGGCGCCCCCACGGCCATTCCGGGACTACATCCTATGGTTGCAGAATCAGGATCAGAATCAGGCTCAGGAGTTCTGGACCCGGACGCTAGCGGGTTTCAGCGAGCCCACTCGCATTGCCTCCCAGGCGGGAAAAGAGGCTGGAGGGAGGCAGGCGCTGACTTCATCGGAATGCCGGAGTCGCTGGTCAGCGGGCGACAGCTCCGGTCTGCGCTCCTTCGCCAAGAAACACCGTCTTACTTTAAACACCTTGATCCAGGGCGCTTGGGCGCTGCTCTTGAGCCGCTACTCAGGAGACGACGACATCCTCTTCGGAGCCACCGTCTCGGGCCGGCCATCCGGGCTGGATGGCATTGAGCAGATGGTGGGCCTGTTCATCAATACCATTCCCATACGGGTAGCGGTCGGCACCGAGGACCGCTTGGCTGCCTGGCTCGCCCGGTTGCAGTCGGCCCAGATCGAGGCGCGGCAGTTCGACTACGCCGCCCTCAGCGAGATACAGGCCTGGAGCCAAGTCAGTTCGGCCCAGCCTCTGTTCGAGAGCTTGATCGTCTTCGAGAACTATCCCTTCTCCTCTCCCGGCGATGGCGGCGGATCATCCCGGCTTGAGGTGCAACACCTGCGCACGCGGGAACGGCTCAACGATCCTTTGGTCCTGGCGGTAGAACCCGAGAGGGAATTGCTTTTCAAGATCGCTTTCGACGCGAGTCGCTTCGAGCGTCCGATGGTCGAGGGCATGCTCGATCACCTGAACCGTCTCCTCAAGGCGTTTCAAGAGCGGCCCGAGGGTCGCGTCACGCGGCTGCCCATGTTCTCCCCCGAGGATGAAGAGGCACTGCTGCGCCGCTGCAGCGGCCCCTTGCCACAAAGGGACGAGCAATCCATCCATGAAATGGTAGAGGCCCAGTGCTCGCGCACTCCAGACGCGATAGCTGTCGTATCCAGCGACACTCAAATGACTTACGCTAAGCTCAGCCGCCTTTCCGACGTCTTGGCGGCGCGTCTTCGCCAACTGGGCCTAGGCCCGGATTCCCCCGTCGCACTTTACCTGGAGCGATCGAGCCTGTTGCTGGTCGGCGTCCTGGCGGTCTTGAAAGCCGGCGGCTGCTACCTTCCCCTCGATCCGAGTTATCCGCCCCGCAGACTTGCACACATGTTGGAAGATTCAGGAGCTTCCCTGCTCATCACCCAACCCTCTCTGGCGGATCGGTGTCCAGACTCCCAGGTTCCTCAGCTCACGCTGCAAGAGGGATGGCATCAGCAACCTGGCGCCTCTTCATTCTCGCTCGCGGGCGGCGATAAAGAGCTGCTGGCCTACATCACCTATACCTCGGGTTCCACCGGCCGACCCAAGGGCGTCGAGGTCACTCACCGTTCCGTGGCCAACTTTCTGCTCTCGATGCTTTGCCAACCCGGGATCGAAGAAGAGGACATTCTCTTAGCGGTAACCACTCTGGCCTTCGATATTTCTGTTCTTGAGTTGTTGCTGCCTCTTCTCAAGGGAGCGCGCTTGGTGGTTGCCGGAGAGGCCGAAGCAACCGATGCCCAGCTCCTGGCCAGGAGGATGGATCTCTCTGGAATCTCAATGATGCAAGCGACCCCGAGCCACTGGCGGCTGCTTCTTGAATCGGGGTGGAAAGGACATAACCGATTAAAGATCCTAAGCGGAGGCGAGGCTTTGCCCAGAGACCTGGCTACCCGGCTCCTGGACCGCTGCGGGCAACTCTGGAACCTCTACGGACCCACCGAGACCACCGTGTGGTCGGCGGCCTGCCGCACACAGCCCTTCGATGAGGCAAGCGCCCCTATTGCCCAGCCGGTCGACCATACTCAAATCTACCTGCTCGACCGGCACCTGCGGCCCGTTCCCTTGGGGGTGCCGGGAGAGCTCTACATCGGCGGAACCGGACTCGCCAGGGGATATCGAAACAAGCCCGCCCTCACGGCCGAACGCTTCATTCCCGATCCCTTCGGCGCTTGCAGCGGCAGCCGACTTTATCGCACCGGAGACCTGGCTAGCCACCGCGGGGACGGGAGTCTGGCTTTTCTCGGACGCCTCGACCATCAAGTGAAAATCCGAGGGTTTCGCATCGAACTCGAGGAGATCGCCCAGGTGTTGAAGTCACACCCCGCCGTCCGCGAGAGCCTGGTGGTAACGCGACCTCTTGGGGACGACCAGGATGAACTTCGCCTGGTAGCCTATGTCGTTCCCCGATCCTCGGGGTCAGAGGGCTTTCCCGCCCAGCAGGTCAGCGGCTTTCTCAGGCAGAGGCTGCCCGACTATATGATGCCGGCCGCCATTGTCGACATGCCCGCCTTTCCCATGACTCCCAATGGAAAGCTCGACCGCCATGCGTTACCCGATCCCGCAGGCGAGCGCCCTTGCCACTTGAGCGACTTCCGTCCTCCCGAAAACCCTCTCCAAGAGGTACTGGCCGAAATCTGGGCCGAGGTTCTCGGTCAAGAAGCCCAGGTCGGAATTGACGACGACTTCGTCGAGTTGGGCGGACACTCGCTCCTGGCCACAAGAATCGTCTTCAGGATGCAAGAAATCCTGGGAGTGCAGCCCCGGCCCGCCCAGCTCTTCGAAACGCCCACCATCCGGAGTCTGGAGCAAGAGCTGCTGGCCAGCCCGCAAGGCGCCGGCCTGCTGAAGGTGGCCGAGTTGCTGCTGAGCGTGGAGGAACTGTCCGAAGACGAAGCCGAGGAGCAACTGAAGCAGGAAACGCTTCACTGA